The Apium graveolens cultivar Ventura chromosome 6, ASM990537v1, whole genome shotgun sequence genome contains a region encoding:
- the LOC141668995 gene encoding uncharacterized protein LOC141668995: MAASATLCPAKFTTVSAAVACPTRASQKRPNVNYISGLNSFGGLKAQNNVVSLGLPVCTEQSFAKFVSSLKYSNQRNGGGGALTSTCNAVAEIFTIAAVINGLTLVGVAVGFVLLRIEAAVEEAE; encoded by the coding sequence ATGGCAGCATCAGCAACACTATGTCCAGCAAAATTCACCACAGTCTCCGCCGCGGTGGCGTGCCCCACAAGGGCATCCCAGAAAAGGCCTAATGTAAACTACATTAGTGGCTTGAACTCATTTGGAGGACTAAAAGCTCAAAACAATGTGGTGTCATTAGGCCTGCCAGTTTGCACTGAACAATCTTTCGCAAAATTTGTTAGTTCATTGAAGTATTCGAACCAAAGAAATGGAGGTGGAGGGGCACTAACCTCAACATGCAATGCAGTGGCTGAGATTTTCACCATTGCTGCAGTTATAAATGGGTTAACACTTGTTGGGGTTGCAGTGGGATTTGTTCTTCTTCGAATCGAAGCAGCTGTGGAGGAAGCTGAGTGA
- the LOC141663779 gene encoding B3 domain-containing protein REM21-like: MAPVQNQIPLFFKCFNGEDRNDKMDLPKSWCSYVGRSLPCEAILRNMDGDSWQVKIAHDQSTDEFWFEQGWRTFAEQNKLDHNDNILFMFDGASTFDIELFDEYGDVKECMRIRNSEEEKRIEQLEFESMLCLGEQGNMPSESVESESQLQQPRQLEPETEERQDMQLDQEPSV, translated from the exons ATGGCCCCGGTACAAAATCAAATTCCCCTGTTTTTCAAGTGCTTTAATGGTGAAGATCGAAACGATAAAATg GATCTGCCAAAATCATGGTGCTCGTACGTGGGCCGAAGCCTACCCTGTGAAGCTATTCTTCGGAACATGGATGGAGATAGCTGGCAAGTGAAGATAGCCCATGATCAAAGTACTGATGAGTTCTGGTTCGAACAAGGATGGAGGACATTTGCTGAACAAAACAAACTGGACCACAATGACaatattttattcatgtttgaTGGTGCATCCACGTTTGACATCGAGTTGTTCGATGAGTACGGAGATGTGAAGGAATGTATGAGGATTCGAAACTCAGAGGAAGAAAAGAGGATAGAGCAGCTTGAGTTTGAGTCTATGCTATGCCTAGGAGAGCAAGGAAACATGCCTTCTGAGTCAGTTGAGTCGGAATCACAGCTGCAGCAGCCACGACAGCTGGAGCCAGAGACGGAGGAGAGGCAGGACATGCAACTCGATCAAGAGCCGAGTGTCTGA